The Methylococcus sp. Mc7 genomic sequence CCCGCCCACCGACGACATCAGGGTCATCCCGATTTTCTGCAGAGCAGCCGGCCAGTCCAGCGCCGCCAGACTTTCCGCCTGCTTCGACAAAGCCTCCAGCCCACGCTGCAGGTTGACGACATGGTCGCCGTCCCCGATGGCCTGATCGAGCGCGCTCACCTCCTCGGCATGGGCTTGGATGGCGGAAAACGCGGCCTGGAGGAGATTGGGGATGAACTCGGGAGTTGCAGGCATCGGCTTTCCTATGGAATCCGTGAAATCTCGCTTCAGGGCTGAACACCCAGGGCTTCGGCAATGACCGCTCGAACATCCGGTCTTTGGGATGAAACCACGGTGCCGTCGATCAAGTGCTTGTGATACGGAAAATTTGGCAGACTGGGAAAATGCGGCGTGCTGTCATAACGGAAGCGCAGACGATTTCGTTCGTCCTGACAGTGATAGCGATAATCGAGATGGACGAAGGCACCATCGGCTACCACGACAGCTTCATGAATTTCCAGCAAATGTCCGTTCGCAATGCGGAGACGAATCCGCAGATTCATCCGCTCCGGCGTTAGGATTTCTTCGACATAACGCTCCACATGGACGTGCGCCGCTTGAACGATGACCGTTTCGATGCCCTCCAGATAGGTTTTCAGAGCATCATGCAGCATGCTTCAGTTTCCTGAATCCGTGCTCCCACCCTCTAAATAATTCATAACATATTGAATCCATTGTATAATTAGCCCATTTTCGATGTCACCCATTTGATCATGCCGCGCTTTGAAGTCAAGCAATCCAGCAAGCTGCAACTGACCTCGTATTCCGGCCTGGCGCTGATTGGCCAGTGCTGCCAGGCGGCGCAGGTGGAGGCGGTCATTGACCCGAAGATCCCGGTGTCGCAAGGCATGCGTACCTCGGACATCGTCAAGAGCGTGGTCGGGCTGTTGAGTCTGGGCAAGAGCGACTTCGAAGCCATCGAGCCATTCCGGAATGATCGCTTCTTCAAGGAGTCGCTGGGGCTGACGAAGGTGCCCGGAGCCGTGTGGCTGCGCCAGCGTCTGAATGCCAAGGCGGAAGCCATCCGCGATCTGGCCGATGAGCTTTCCCTGAGGCTGCTGGAGCGAACCGAGGCGCCGATCACGCCGCACAAGGGCTATGTCTGCTGCGACATCGATACCTTCGCCATGGACAATAGTGGCACGAAGAAGGAAGCGGTGTCGCGCACCTATCAGGGCTTCGACGGTTACACGCCGATTGCCGCCTATCTCGGCAACGAAGGCTGGAACACCGGGCTGGAACTGAGGCCAGGGTCCCGCCACTCGGCGTTCGAGACGCACTACTTCTACGAGCGGCTGTTTCCGCGCATCGAACGCCTGGTCAAACCGGATCAGCCCGTGCTGCTGCGCGAGGACAGCGGTTTCGACGGCGCACAGCTTCTGTTCGCCAAGGCCGCGGAGCGAGACCGGCAAGCCGCGCTGGGGCGAAGCCTCGACTTCATCTGCAAGTGGAACCCCCGCAAGCAGGACAAGGGGGACTGGGTCAAGCGCGCCGAGGAGGCGGGCGCCTTTGCCGAGGCTCGTCCAGGCAAGCGGGTTGCGTTGCTGTCGTTGGAAGTGGAACGCGCCTGGCACAAGGAGAAGCGCTCCTTCCGCCTGGTCGCCCAGGTGACCGAGCGCACCATCGACAAGAAGGGCCAACACCTGCTGGCCCCGGAGGTCGAACTGGAAGGCTGGTGGACGACGCTCTCCTGTTCCGCCGAGGAAGTGATCGAACTCTACCAGCACCACGGCATGCATGAGCAGTTCCACTCCGAGTTCAAGACCGACCTCGATCTGGAGCGGCTGCCCTCGGGCAAGTTCGACACCAACGACGTGATCCTGCATCTGGCGGCCTTCGCCTACAACTGCCTGCGTCTCTTGGGACAGATCGGCCTGACCGGCGAGATTGCGCCGATCCGTCATCCGGCCAAGCGCCGCCGCATCCGGACCGTGCTACAGGAGATCATGTACCGGGCGGCGAAGTTCGTCGCCCATGCCCGCCGGCTGATCCTCGATTTCGGCCGTGGCGTGGCGGCAAACGTAGCCGTGTTCGTGATGCTTCAGAATCGGCTGTGGGCGGCGGCGTCCGGATGACGGGAAATGCCTGCCGCACGCCTCGAATCCCTGATTCCGGAACCCCGGAAGGGACAGTCTCGCGCATGGAGCGGAAAATGAGCTGACGATAAGCGCACGCCAAGCAGATTGGCCCCGAAACCCCGGTCGAACGTTCCCCGGATCGCCGGTAGCGAGGGCAAATCCCAAGGGAGAG encodes the following:
- the tumE gene encoding toxin TumE, which produces MLHDALKTYLEGIETVIVQAAHVHVERYVEEILTPERMNLRIRLRIANGHLLEIHEAVVVADGAFVHLDYRYHCQDERNRLRFRYDSTPHFPSLPNFPYHKHLIDGTVVSSQRPDVRAVIAEALGVQP
- a CDS encoding IS1380 family transposase, encoding MPRFEVKQSSKLQLTSYSGLALIGQCCQAAQVEAVIDPKIPVSQGMRTSDIVKSVVGLLSLGKSDFEAIEPFRNDRFFKESLGLTKVPGAVWLRQRLNAKAEAIRDLADELSLRLLERTEAPITPHKGYVCCDIDTFAMDNSGTKKEAVSRTYQGFDGYTPIAAYLGNEGWNTGLELRPGSRHSAFETHYFYERLFPRIERLVKPDQPVLLREDSGFDGAQLLFAKAAERDRQAALGRSLDFICKWNPRKQDKGDWVKRAEEAGAFAEARPGKRVALLSLEVERAWHKEKRSFRLVAQVTERTIDKKGQHLLAPEVELEGWWTTLSCSAEEVIELYQHHGMHEQFHSEFKTDLDLERLPSGKFDTNDVILHLAAFAYNCLRLLGQIGLTGEIAPIRHPAKRRRIRTVLQEIMYRAAKFVAHARRLILDFGRGVAANVAVFVMLQNRLWAAASG